TTCCTCCACAGATGCCACCATTAAACCCATCTTCAGCTTCGGACTCAACCCTCCCGCCTCCACTGGCCCCACCACCAGCCTGACCATCACCACTGCCACGTCCACCAGCACGTCACAGCCCTTCCTCTTCCAAGGCCTGACCAGCTCAGCTCCCAGCACGGAAACCAGCTTTGCCACCCCAGGGCCCATGTTCCAGTTTGGAAAGCCACCTCCAGCCACGGTCCCTGCCACCACCAGTGTCCCAGGAGGCTCTGCCTTTGGCCAGGCACCTTCAAATTCAACGGCTCCTACCACCACTGTGGGCTTTAGCATATTTGGGGACACCACGCTGACCTCTTCTACCCCGGCCACCACCACAGGTCAAGCGACATTGACATTTGGCCCCTCCATTTCAGCGTTCGGCAGTTCCTTCAGCACAAGCGCAAAGCCGCTGCTGCCGTATCCCAGCACAGGGAGTCAGCCCGCCTTCAGTGCCGGTGCTGTGGAGAACCAGCTGCCTGCCAGCAAGCCCGCTGCTGGCCCCGTCACCTTTGGCACCCCGTTCAGTTTTGGAGCCCCCACAGCCCAGTCCGCTGCTCAGCCAGCGTTTGGCAGCGGTGCTCAGCCAGCCTTCGGCACAGCCAGCACCCAGGGCTCCTTTggcaccagcagcacccaggtgGCCTTCGGGACCACCACGTCGGTCTTCTCTTTTGGGACagccacctccaccaccaccagcttCGGTTCCACCACGCAGACCACGAGCAGCACCACTGGCACCACTGTTTTCGGCACCACTCCTTCTCCTTTTACCTTCGCCCAGCCAGGCCCCTCCACCAGCGCCTTCGGGATCGGCACGCCCGCCCTGAGCAGCGGCTCCCCTGCCGTGGCGTTCAGCTTCGGGGCTGGGCAGAGCGGGGCAGCCCTGGCGGCGACGCCCTTCGGCTCTTCCCTGACACAGAGTGCCCTGGGTGCGCAGAACCAGAGCACGCCCTTCGCCTTCACCATGCCCAACAGCAGTCCTGTGTTCAGAGGTGAGTGCGGGCGGAGGGGCCTTCTGGAGTGGTGAAGAGCAGGGCTGGATTTAGGCAGCAGCTCTCCTGACAGTCCTGGCTGAGCTCCCTAGGCTCAGCAGCCCAGAGGGGCTGGTGCTTGTGCTGTGCAGAGCCTTGCTGTAGGAAGGGAAGGTGCTTCCATCGCTCACTGTCCTGATCCCCAGCCCTTGGTGATGGAGGGGAATCCTTAACTTCTGCTCCTTGCgccttccaccagctccctggctCCACACAAGTGCTGAGCCCAGCCAGGTGCCCTGCCGAAGTCAAGGGCTTGCTGGTGCTTAAAAGCAATTTGGAGCTTCTTGGCAAGTAAAAGCCCTGCCAGCCAGCAATTGCAGTCACTTTTTGCTTGCTCTCTGAGGTTTTCCCTACTGCTTTGCACCCTCGCTGCGTTGTCTGACCTCCCGCAGAGCTGAAACCCATGTGCTGAGCAACTACTTGATCTAGAAAGAGCCCTTTGTTCCTCCCTGGCCCACAAATCCTGTGCTGCCCTGATGGCAGGAGAGCCCAGGGATTACTGTGAGAGTGCAGCTTCTTGCATTAAAAGGGCTTCTTGGGTGAACAGGCTGCTTTCAGGGAACTGTGGTGCTTCGGCCTGTGGGGGGACATCTGTGCCTCCTGCGGGTGCCATGGGCTCCAGAAGGCCAGGCTCTTCCTCCTTTGCTGGCCCTGGCTCATGGTGGCATGTTGCTTTCCAGGAACTCCTGCGCCCACCTTTGGGCAGAGCACGCCTGTCCCAGGAGCAGTGGGGAGTGGAAGCAGCAGCCTTTCCTTCGGGACGCCCAGCACTCCTGCTTCGGGCTTCGGAGGAGTCGGCGCTTCCTTTGGTAAGGAGGGGGTTGGTGCTTCAGCCTTGGAGAGCTGATGGGTCAGGGTGTCCCCTCGGGCCAGGGATGGCAGAAGGGCCAGGCCATGCTCTGGGAACCAGCTCGGGTGGTACCTGTTGGGCTCCAGGGGATGCAAAACTTTCTGTTCCCCCCAGGATGGGAATTACAATACCCGTGTATTTTGTATTACAATACCTGTGCCAGCTCAGAGTGAGTCTGCAGAGACCTGAGCAACCTTTCTGCTTCCAGGTTCATCCACCCCTGCCTTTTCCATCGGGGCAGGATCCAGGATGGGTGCTCGCCAGCGGCTGCAGGCACGGAGACAGCACACCCGCAAAAAATAACCTCTGGGACTGCTGGCCTGCGCGAGGAGCCCGTGCCCACACACGGGTGGCAGTGACCCAGGGTGGGACAGGATAAACCAAACTCTTCTTACTTGAACAGTTCCACAGCCAAAGCTGGATGAACCTCTGTACATATTTGCAGCGTTTGCTCCCTCACTTTATTTTGCCATGTTTCATAATGTGTAAGTTTTCCCCCCATTTGCTTCTTCTAGTTGTCCTGtgccctcctccccagccccctgccctgcggCACGGCAGCCAGCAGAGCCACACGTCCCCGTTCAGAGCCCGGCTGGGGACATGCCGTGTTCCTGCTGGCTGCGGGTCCAGGCTGCTGAGGGCTGCCGTCTTCACCAGCTCCCAACAATCTTTCCCCACGGTTTGATCCCGTGGTCTGGTGAACATGCTCCCTCCGGAGGGCTCTGCTTCCTTCTCACCCCTgctgagcaggagccagggcCGGTGCCAGCCTGCCATGGGCGTCTCGGTGCCATGGGTGACGACGCCCTCGCTGTGACTTAATCCCCTGTCAGACCCCCAGCTGAGGACGCGCTGTAGCTCGGGACCTTGGCTGCAGGcatggggtggggatgggggggtcccTCCACCCCTCTCCCGGCCACCGAGCAGCATCCCAAGACCTCAGTGCTCCCTGCTGGGCtgtgcccccctgccctgctcgTCTGAAGCCCCCTCTGTTTTGCTTTATTCGTGCCCCCGCTTCGATGCGCTCATTGAACCGAGTTTGGAGGAAGAACTGAACCGTGTGCGTGGCGGCATGTTGGTTATGCCGGATTTgctgtttggagttttttttgggggggcgcCTGTCCCTTTGCGGGGGACGCGCCCTGGCTAATTGGGTGTTGACAGTAGCATCACTGCGTGGCTGCTCGTGCTGGGTGAGTTGTCCCTTGGTTGTCGTGACTGAAAggcaggcagctggggggggggggggatgggggctGGACCCTGGGTGGGGGGACCTCAGCCCTGGCAGtctctcccctccccctctcttctggtgccccttccccacctcGGGGTGCTCTGGAGCCGCTAACAGGAGGAGTCTGGAGGAGATGGGTTCCCCCacctccaaattattttttatttttagctcatTCCCATCCTTTTTGGTTTTACCAGCTCCTAGGAGCTATGGCACTGCCTCCTCTGTTCCCATCCAGCCCTTCCCCTGCCTGGGAGCTCCTGAGGGAAGAGATAGCTGGAGCCAGGGGTCACCCAAAAGCTGTTCCCACCCTGCCCTGAGTGAGGGATGGGCACCATGCCTGTGGGCTCCCCACCACTTCCAGGAGTGCTTTGCTGCCAGGTTTTTTACTCTCCGAgccgtgtgagtgtgtgtgtctgctgaagtctaaattaaagaaaaaagaaaaaaagaaaaaaaaaccacacaaatatttaaacattttttaacaaaaatttatttttatatttaagctAAATTGCCTTTGAATTCCTTCAAGCTTGGTTCAGTgaggctgccagccccccccgcGCTGTTGCTAGTGTTCAGCTgtgccccggccctgccccgcagGAACTGGCTGTGCTGGGGAAAGCAGCCCCCTCCTGCAGGCTCTGCCGCCGCGCGCCCCTCCCTGCCTGTAACCcccttaattttaaaatgtcatgtatGTGAATGTGACTAagcctttggttttttttaattctccgaGAAGGAGGCCCAGGAGCTCTGGCGTGTTACAGTGCCATGGCGTCTCTCCCAGCAGGCAGGAAGGTGGCGAGGTGGGACAGAGGGGACGTGGGCAGCAGCCTGTGGGCAGGCACCTGCTGTGGTGCTGCCAGGGGCTCTTCCagccttcccctccccacacGGCCTTggagctgtgtcccctccctgcccggATAGTCCCTGGCgcctgggctgcaggcacagctgGGGGAGGCTGGGTTTTAACTTAAAACTGAGGACTTGGATCATTCCTGGTGTGGCTGAGGAGGATTTTTAGTGTGAATGTGCAATTTTCTTCCTTGCTTCTATTcccagtttaaaataaaaaggttgtGTTCACATCTGCCTTGCCCCTTGGATTCCTGGGCCTGAGCAGGGCCAGGAACTGCTGGTGCAGCACAGGGCCCTCTGCTGCGTGTGCCTCACTCCTGCTGTTCAAAGGCAGGTGCACAGACAGgattattattagtattattatttcacttttttcctccctcctttgcTTTGGTAGTTTCAGGACAAGACTGCACAAACATGCTGGAAAAGACGGCAGAGAAAGAAACTTTAATCTGCTTCATCCTTACAAAGGCTTTTCTGAAACCCCACATCAGGCTGGAGTAAGGATTTTTTGTGGAGGGAACATGATAAAGTAATACCCTTAATCCAGCTGGAGCGCTCCAGCCCTGCAGGGTGCAGAAATGGGGGCTGTCTGCAGCCCTTCCAAGGCTGCCCCTGCCCAGGTCTGGCTCTGGGGGCAAACCTTCAGCTGGGGGCTGGCTGCGAGGGCCAGTTCCCCCTCCCTGGCCCTCGGGTGACCCCAGGGCTGGCCCTGGGTGCAGGGGAGCTGGGTCTTACACAATTTCACCATGGCTGCAGCTGGCACAAAGCTTTACTTGTATTCAGGTGGCAGTGGAGGAGcactccctgccagccccagatGGGCACGGTGCTGccctaaaaatgttatttcactCCTTCACCcgcttctttttcctcttcctcttcttggGAGCTGCTCCTGGCTCTCTTGTCTCTCCGTGCTGTGGGTTCTCCTcagctgccacaggcagggagctGCGGACCAGAGTGAACAGCCTGAGCTGTGCTCACCACAGCTCCTGCCCTCTGCACCCACTACAGCCAGACCCCTCCATCTTCCCTCCTCTTCCACCAGGAAGGTGACACCCTCCCTCTGGGTGCCCCagcagccccgagcccagccacgtTTCCCCCCGCAAAagctgctgcaggcagacagCCCCCCCAGGCCCTCCCCTCACCTGGGGGCAGCAGCCTCTTCCCCGCACCGCTCCAGGACAGCCACGAAGAAGCCGTGGGTCAGCGTGTCGGCAGGAGAGGCGCGGAGGCAGCTCTCCGCCCCGAGGAAGGTGGCGAGTCCGCGGCAGGGCCAGGAAGGGAAGGTGTTCAccagcctggggcagggacaaGCGTCAGTGctgagccccacagcaccctgcgcTGCGTCACCCCacgctccccccaccccaaggcaAGCGCACCTGAAGGCTGAGCCGTGCTCCTGCAGCACCGCATGCACCACGTCCTCATTCTCCTCCCGGTGCAGCGAGCAGGTGGAGTAGACAAGGCGACGGAGAGCCGGGAAGCTCAGGGCATGGCTCAAGACCTTGCGCTGGAAACCAGCCAGCGCCTGCAGCCTCTCAGCGCTCGGGGCAGCCTCCTCCCTCGGCCCCcgggtcaccatccctggggggggAGCAGCCGTTGCCCGGGGCTGCAGgcgcccagagcccagctccagggaggggCAGCTGGAGCCCCATGCATTACCTGAGCCACTGCAGGATGGGTCGAGAAGGATATAAGTGACCTTGCTGTAGCGGGGGTCTCCGGGGTCCACAGTCAGGAAGTCCTGCTGGGCCAGCTGGAAGCCAGTGACGCCAGCCCGCATCAGCATGGTGTTCATGGTGGCCAGGCGCTTGGTGTCCACATCAAAGGCAAAGATCTGGCTGAAAGCAGAGCACGGCACCGGAGAGAGGCATGAACATCCCTCCCAGCCCCAGGAACCGCGTGTCAGGGGCAGGATGCAGCCACAGTCCCAGACGGGCagagcctgggagctgctcccccAGAAGCAGGGCTGTCGGCCAGACAGCAGGGTCAGGCGCTGGGAATTTAACGCCTACGTGTCTTCACATTCCCTCAAGCCCTTCCAATGGCTCAGCACTATCACTCAGAGCCACCAGCCCACCTAGGGGGAAGTGGGTGGGCCAGGGtgacaggctgcagctcttcttgcCACCTTCACCTTGTGTTCTCTGTGGGCTTGGGGGGAGCAGGGCCAcctgcagcccttccctcccccagcagACAAACCTGCCCTCACCCCTTGTTCTTCAGGATGGCAGCCAGGTGGCTGGTCTTGTTCCCAGGGGCAGCGCAGGCATCGATGACGTGGGAGCCGGCAGTAGGGGCaaggaggaaggcagggaggcAGCTGGCCTGCAAGAGGGCAAACCCCTGTGAGAGGTGGAGGCAGCAAGCACCCCTGGCCCCTCTTTGGGGCACAGCTCACACTGCAGGGTCACAGGCAGACACAGCAACATGGGGCCAAGTCCACCACCACTATCCACCACTGGAAGCCTCTGCCCAGTGCACAGTCCCTCacccctcccagcttctggtCCCCAGCTCCCTGGGGGTGGTTTACAGCCCAGTTCAGACCAATTCATCCTGTGCCTACAGGCTACAAAAGTAAAGCTGCAGGGGAACCCCATAGCTGCAGGCTGCATTCACAATTTCTACTTAAAGTGTTGCTGCAAAGCTGGCCCAAgcccagcccctggcagggagGAACAGACTGACCCTCCAGCCATGTCAGTAGTTTTCCCGCCCCTGCAAACCTCCCGCTCCCCCACCTTGTCCTGCAGAATTATGTGTCCTGAAGTATACAGCAGGTTGTCATGGAGGTCCGTCTGCGGAGGGAAAACCAGCAGCTCCGGGAGATGAAGATCCAACAAGAATTTCTTCCCAGAGAGGGCCCTCAGTTCCTCCACACTGTCCATGAGGCACAGGGAGGATGAACACACAGTTGTGTTTCATCATGCCCAAAATCAGAGCCCCCCAGAGCCCAGGCAGAGAACCTCCTTTGTCCCAGACCTCCTCTCTACTTTGGCATCACGCAACACACAGAGAGGTGGAAAGTAAGAGTGGGGAGCGACAGAGACCCAACCTGTCCACTGCAATCACCAAGACCAACAACCCTTCAGCCCGCAGGACCCTATCCCAAGCCCTTGCCTCTTGCTGTCATCCCAGATAAGGTGCGATGGCAGAAAGAAACGCTCACCTGGTTGCCTTGCCCAGGTAGGAGTAGCCCTGGCGCTTGAAGAAGTCGATCACATCGTCCACACAAGTCTTCAGGGTGTTGACTCGGACATAGCGCGGTACCTGGGAGGCTGGGGGAGCCGCTGGGGTCAGAACCTGCCACCACTGCCGCCAGCGCCGGGAGGCCGCCCAGCCCCAAGGCCCACTCACCTCCAGGGCTCGCAGCCTGTGCCGGGGCCAGGAGATCCTCGTTGCGGCTCACCTTCTGCTGCACCTTCAGGCGGGCCAGCTCGGCCTCCAGCCGGGCCCGGTGCCGCCGGGCCAGCACCTTCCAGCGGCCCCCGCACTTGAGGCCCTTACCGAAGAGCAGGTCGTACACCAGCACCTGCGGGACGCGGGTGAGCCCGGCCGCAGCGTGCGGGGCTCCGCCGCCGAAGGgcctccgccgccccccccctcaccttcgCCAGCTGCGGCTGCAGCTTCTTCTCGGCCTGCAGCAGCGCGGCGCCGGCCAGCAGCTTCTCCAGCACCGGCGAGTAGCGGAGGGTCTCGGTTACCAGGGCGTACAGCTGCCGGACGTGCTGCGGGGCGGTCAGGGGCCGCGCCGCCACCGGGCCCGCGCCCGCCGACGGCCCCCCCGGGCCTGCCCCTCTCAGGCCTTACGCCCGCGGGcccagccgccccccctccccgccccgccccgccccgccccatgCCTCtgagccccgcgccccccgcgcacCGGGAAGCGGCTGCTGTAGACCAGGCTCTTGATGCCGCCCTCGccgcgctccagcccctccaggacggcggcggccgcgctgTAGAGCGCCATGACCCTCCCGGCCGCGTGCGCCGCCGCCACTTCCGGCGGGGAGACCCCCCGtccgccagggggcgcccggCGGGGTTCGTGCCCCACCGCCCCCGAGGGCCGCGGCCTGGGCTGGCGGCGGGcggagctgccgggcggggagggggcgcggctGGGGTGACACCGGGAAGCGGCCgttttccttgcaaattatttgctTATCGCAACATAGGATGACttctggcttgtgtcagccctggcgtggccagcagggacagggcagggatctgagccctgggctcggcactggtgaggccgcctctcgattcctgggttcagttttgggcccctcaccccaaaaaggccactgaatgactcgagcgtgtccagagaagggcaacggagctggggcagggtctggagcacaggtctgctggggagcggctgggggaactgggggggttcagtctggagaagaggaggctgaggggagacctcctggccctctgcaactccctgccaggagggggcagagaggggggatgagtctctggagccaaggaaccagcgccaggccccgagggaatggcctcaagctgcccagggcagggtcaggctggctctgaggaaggatttctgtgcagaaggggctgttgggcgttggaatgggctgcccagggcaggggggagtccctgggatccctggaggggttgaagagtcgggctgagccagcgctgagggatctgggggagttgggaacggtcagtgttgggttgatggttgggctggatgatcttcaagatcttttccaacctcgacAATTCTGTCATTCTGTCACTCAGTATCTCTATCccagttgtagagtttgtttccgtgCATCAGAGCCgcctgcagcacagaggagagcGGCGTTCGGTGGGGCCACAGCTGTGCGGGAGCGGTGGGGCGGCCTGAGGCATGAGGGCAGCGCCCGCGGGCTGCTCTGGGAACCCATCGGCTGGGCTCTGCCGTGGGGACCTGTTAACGTCATCCACACGTGTTAGCCACGCAACGCGCTGCGGTTCAGTGGGGTAGTGGAGTTTTATTGGAGATTGTGGCATTGTTCGtgcttaaataaaacaaatgaaaagaaagccCAGCCCTGGAAAGAAGAACTTTGCTTCTGGGAAGCTTGGAGCTGTTCATGAAGAATAAAGGATACCCTGTGTCAACCAAGGTGACAGCAGtgtcccagcccctctgacacatCTCTGAAACCCTCCCAGCATCGTCTGGTGTCACAGATCAGTAGCTCAAGCAAAGCTGACCCTGGGGACATCCGGATCAATAGACAAGCAGCAAGAATGCTGCAAAACTAGAACCGCTTTGTGAAGTTTGACTGATTAGTAATCAGTGGTGTGGCTGCTTGTGATCAGTCAAGTCATCTTGTACCTAAATGAATGAAGGGTCTAAGAACTTGTGTAAAGGCACATTCAGATGCCCCAATTTGGTGGGGACGCCTCATGCACCAGAATATTTATGCTAGAAATGGTATATTTTGTGTCCTAGCCTCTCCCAGTTGGCGCGGGCTTGTGAATGTAGGTGGCAAGCCCTGGGAACTCTTTGTAGTTAGTGGGAACGACTTGCCAAGGGGCCatggggggctgctgccaggctgtgtGCAGGGTCAGGCCGTGCTCCCCGCTGTGCTGGGGTGCACAGCCCGGCTCCCCTCACGATGCTGTAGCCCCAGGCACAATGTCCCACCCGCTGG
Above is a genomic segment from Athene noctua chromosome 19, bAthNoc1.hap1.1, whole genome shotgun sequence containing:
- the NSUN5 gene encoding 28S rRNA (cytosine-C(5))-methyltransferase isoform X3 gives rise to the protein MALYSAAAAVLEGLERGEGGIKSLVYSSRFPVLVYDLLFGKGLKCGGRWKVLARRHRARLEAELARLKVQQKVSRNEDLLAPAQAASPGASQVPRYVRVNTLKTCVDDVIDFFKRQGYSYLGKATSVEELRALSGKKFLLDLHLPELLVFPPQTDLHDNLLYTSGHIILQDKASCLPAFLLAPTAGSHVIDACAAPGNKTSHLAAILKNKGQIFAFDVDTKRLATMNTMLMRAGVTGFQLAQQDFLTVDPGDPRYSKVTYILLDPSCSGSGMVTRGPREEAAPSAERLQALAGFQRKVLSHALSFPALRRLVYSTCSLHREENEDVVHAVLQEHGSAFRLVNTFPSWPCRGLATFLGAESCLRASPADTLTHGFFVAVLERCGEEAAAPSSLPVAAEENPQHGETREPGAAPKKRKRKKKRVKE
- the NSUN5 gene encoding 28S rRNA (cytosine-C(5))-methyltransferase isoform X2, giving the protein MALYSAAAAVLEGLERGEGGIKSLVYSSRFPLYALVTETLRYSPVLEKLLAGAALLQAEKKLQPQLAKVLVYDLLFGKGLKCGGRWKVLARRHRARLEAELARLKVQQKVSRNEDLLAPAQAASPGASQVPRYVRVNTLKTCVDDVIDFFKRQGYSYLGKATSVEELRALSGKKFLLDLHLPELLVFPPQTDLHDNLLYTSGHIILQDKASCLPAFLLAPTAGSHVIDACAAPGNKTSHLAAILKNKGQIFAFDVDTKRLATMNTMLMRAGVTGFQLAQQDFLTVDPGDPRYSKVTYILLDPSCSGSGMVTRGPREEAAPSAERLQALAGFQRKVLSHALSFPALRRLVYSTCSLHREENEDVVHAVLQEHGSAFRLVNTFPSWPCRGLATFLGAESCLRASPADTLTHGFFVAVLERCGEEAAAPSSLPVAAEENPQHGETREPGAAPKKRKRKKKRVKE
- the NSUN5 gene encoding 28S rRNA (cytosine-C(5))-methyltransferase isoform X1 gives rise to the protein MALYSAAAAVLEGLERGEGGIKSLVYSSRFPHVRQLYALVTETLRYSPVLEKLLAGAALLQAEKKLQPQLAKVLVYDLLFGKGLKCGGRWKVLARRHRARLEAELARLKVQQKVSRNEDLLAPAQAASPGASQVPRYVRVNTLKTCVDDVIDFFKRQGYSYLGKATSVEELRALSGKKFLLDLHLPELLVFPPQTDLHDNLLYTSGHIILQDKASCLPAFLLAPTAGSHVIDACAAPGNKTSHLAAILKNKGQIFAFDVDTKRLATMNTMLMRAGVTGFQLAQQDFLTVDPGDPRYSKVTYILLDPSCSGSGMVTRGPREEAAPSAERLQALAGFQRKVLSHALSFPALRRLVYSTCSLHREENEDVVHAVLQEHGSAFRLVNTFPSWPCRGLATFLGAESCLRASPADTLTHGFFVAVLERCGEEAAAPSSLPVAAEENPQHGETREPGAAPKKRKRKKKRVKE